The following coding sequences are from one Prosthecobacter vanneervenii window:
- a CDS encoding putative polyvalent protein kinase domain-containing protein, giving the protein MHANEAKWDIEQEKYTHPKADSGNSLGSFRGSQELLRSAAKSLADARRGDHGESADQSIDDEIRTLSVFIESTGLQLDSADVRARLGAFPMKGGKEHRVAYIPETGRVMKVADAHMLATESLFDYLTDLLLSNHFFADDIQLEGVFTEGSRFHTVITQPYINGIHPEWPELKAGLLRHNLRDPYPRSLGGNFTFDDPLVGEVDVFDLHPNNVIQDSTGWLNPIDAHFYFDNTEARINTLIKLDLLY; this is encoded by the coding sequence GTGCATGCTAATGAGGCAAAGTGGGATATTGAACAAGAAAAGTACACCCACCCAAAAGCCGACTCAGGAAACAGCCTCGGATCTTTCCGTGGTTCGCAAGAGCTTCTCCGAAGCGCGGCGAAGAGCCTTGCAGACGCAAGGCGTGGTGACCATGGAGAAAGTGCGGATCAATCAATTGACGATGAAATCCGTACCTTGAGCGTTTTTATTGAGAGCACAGGCCTTCAACTCGATTCAGCAGACGTCCGAGCAAGACTTGGTGCCTTTCCCATGAAAGGCGGAAAAGAGCATCGGGTGGCTTATATTCCCGAGACAGGCCGTGTCATGAAAGTTGCCGATGCGCACATGCTGGCCACGGAGTCTTTATTCGACTATCTGACCGACCTGCTGCTCTCCAATCATTTCTTTGCCGATGACATCCAGCTTGAAGGGGTTTTTACGGAGGGCAGTCGTTTCCACACGGTCATTACACAGCCTTATATCAACGGAATCCACCCCGAGTGGCCAGAACTCAAAGCAGGCCTTCTTCGTCACAATCTGCGCGACCCATACCCAAGATCACTTGGAGGAAATTTCACCTTTGATGACCCATTGGTTGGAGAAGTGGATGTCTTTGATCTGCATCCCAACAATGTCATCCAGGACAGCACCGGATGGCTGAACCCGATCGATGCTCACTTCTATTTCGACAACACCGAAGCCAGGATCAACACGCTGATAAAACTCGACCTGTTGTATTAA
- a CDS encoding pyruvate carboxylase has product MSKKAPAASTIRPIKKLMVANRSEIAIRVMRAATELGLKTVGIYAQEDRFCPHRFKADEAYELNKDKGPLGAYLDIEGIVTLAKEKGVDAIHPGYGFLSENPQFAKACADAGIIFIGPDSKILEMMGDKTAARNVARKLRVPILEGTDEPVSDRKEALATAKKIGFPLIIKAAFGGGGRGMRVVREAKDLEKLLDEAQTEAERAFGNGAVFLEKFVGKAKHIEVQILADKHGNVLHLHERDCSVQRRHQKVIEQAPSYGIKQEIIDGLCDAAVKLAQEVNYTHAGTVEFLVDHESGEWYFIEMNPRIQVEHTVTEEITGIDIVRSQILIAQGHKMHDEPLALPAQDKIEKSGFAIQCRITTEDPENGFTPDFGKILTYRSAGGFGIRLDGALGATNAVITPYYDSMLVKMTVFARTYKQALDRMDRGLREFRIRGVKTNIPFLMNVVHHPDFMSGQATTRFIDNNPDLLKFVARKDRASKMLSYLADTIVNGNPFAKGHKISKAFTAPPIPKYDHRVEPAKGTKQLLTEMGPEKFCLNWVAKQKKLLLTDTTMRDAHQSLLATRMRTYDMLAVADSVARRTPNLFSLEMWGGATFDVTMRFLREDPWERLRSIRAKVPNILLQMLFRGSNAVGYTNYPDNVVKGFIKHSAENGMDIFRIFDSLNYLPNLKAAMDAVREETNSICEGTLCYTGDILDPKRDKYDLKYYVRLAKELEKMGAHMLCIKDMAGLVRPFAAKKLVKALKDEVGLPIHFHTHDTSGLNASSILEAATAGVDVVDAAISSLSGGTSQPNLNSIVAAMQNTPRDTGLDSEALQEFSDYWAAVRAYYKPFDTAEPYGTAEVYLHEMPGGQYTNLKEQAIGMGLGPRWPEIAHAYAEVNQLCGDIVKVTPSSKVVGDLAIECVARGVKPSDVFNLTGTKWSKDVTSMFEGWLGEPFYGMEPAKAADSRKKWNKLADAIVGKDGKRIKGRPGTHAAKVNLTEVRAELKGKLKKDPTDDDVWSYLMYPDVFLKFADFRKTYGDVSALPTPAYYYGLQDKEEIHINLEEGKTLFVRLLNMTEADQNGQQTAIFELNGYPRHTTVTNKALAKNAVTKTKADPADPTQVGAPMPGMVASIAVSVGQKVKEGETLLTLEAMKMFAAVASPIAGTVSEICVKISESVESKDLMVRLVK; this is encoded by the coding sequence ATGTCCAAGAAAGCACCAGCCGCCTCCACGATCCGCCCCATCAAGAAACTGATGGTGGCGAACCGCTCTGAAATCGCCATCCGCGTGATGCGGGCGGCCACCGAGCTGGGGCTGAAAACGGTGGGGATCTATGCGCAGGAGGACCGCTTCTGCCCGCACCGCTTCAAGGCGGACGAGGCCTATGAGCTGAACAAGGACAAGGGACCCCTGGGAGCCTATCTGGACATCGAGGGCATCGTGACGCTGGCCAAGGAGAAAGGCGTAGACGCCATCCATCCGGGCTACGGCTTCCTGTCTGAGAACCCGCAGTTTGCCAAGGCCTGCGCGGATGCCGGGATCATCTTCATCGGCCCGGACTCGAAAATCCTGGAGATGATGGGAGACAAGACGGCGGCCCGCAATGTGGCGCGCAAGCTCCGGGTGCCGATCCTGGAAGGCACGGATGAGCCGGTGAGCGACCGCAAGGAGGCGCTGGCGACGGCGAAGAAGATCGGCTTTCCGCTGATCATCAAGGCGGCCTTTGGCGGCGGTGGGCGCGGCATGCGCGTGGTGCGCGAGGCGAAGGACCTGGAGAAGCTGCTGGACGAGGCGCAGACGGAAGCCGAACGCGCCTTTGGCAACGGGGCGGTGTTCCTGGAAAAATTTGTGGGCAAGGCCAAGCACATCGAGGTGCAGATCCTGGCGGACAAGCACGGCAACGTGCTGCACCTGCATGAGCGCGACTGCTCCGTGCAGCGCCGCCACCAGAAGGTGATCGAGCAGGCACCAAGCTACGGCATCAAGCAGGAGATCATCGACGGCCTGTGCGATGCGGCGGTGAAGCTGGCGCAGGAGGTGAACTACACGCATGCGGGCACGGTGGAGTTCCTGGTGGATCACGAGTCGGGCGAGTGGTACTTCATTGAAATGAATCCACGCATCCAGGTGGAACACACGGTGACGGAGGAGATCACGGGCATCGACATCGTGCGCAGCCAGATCCTGATCGCGCAGGGGCACAAGATGCACGATGAACCGCTGGCGCTGCCGGCGCAGGATAAGATCGAGAAGAGCGGCTTTGCCATCCAGTGCCGTATCACCACGGAAGATCCGGAGAACGGCTTCACGCCGGACTTTGGCAAGATCCTGACCTACCGCAGCGCGGGTGGCTTTGGCATCCGCCTGGACGGTGCGCTGGGGGCGACGAATGCGGTGATCACACCCTACTATGACTCGATGCTGGTGAAGATGACGGTCTTTGCCCGCACGTACAAGCAGGCGCTGGACCGCATGGACCGTGGCCTGCGCGAATTCCGCATCCGCGGGGTGAAGACGAACATCCCCTTCCTCATGAACGTGGTGCACCACCCGGACTTCATGTCCGGGCAGGCGACGACGCGCTTCATCGACAACAACCCGGACCTGCTGAAGTTTGTGGCGCGCAAGGACCGTGCCTCGAAGATGCTGAGCTATCTGGCAGACACGATCGTGAACGGGAATCCGTTTGCGAAGGGGCACAAGATTTCCAAGGCCTTCACGGCGCCGCCGATTCCGAAGTATGACCACCGCGTGGAGCCTGCCAAGGGCACCAAGCAGCTGCTGACGGAGATGGGCCCGGAGAAATTCTGCCTGAACTGGGTGGCGAAGCAGAAGAAGCTGCTGCTGACGGACACGACGATGCGCGACGCGCACCAGTCCCTGCTGGCGACACGCATGCGCACTTATGACATGCTGGCCGTGGCGGACAGCGTGGCACGCCGCACGCCGAACCTTTTCTCCCTGGAGATGTGGGGCGGTGCGACCTTTGACGTGACGATGCGCTTCCTGCGTGAAGATCCGTGGGAGCGCCTGCGCTCGATCCGCGCCAAGGTGCCGAACATTCTGCTGCAGATGCTGTTCCGCGGCTCGAACGCGGTGGGCTATACGAACTACCCGGACAACGTGGTGAAGGGCTTCATCAAGCACTCTGCAGAGAACGGGATGGACATCTTCCGCATCTTTGACTCGCTGAACTACCTGCCAAACCTGAAGGCGGCGATGGATGCGGTGCGCGAGGAGACGAACTCCATCTGCGAAGGCACGCTGTGCTACACCGGCGACATCCTGGACCCGAAGCGCGACAAGTATGACCTGAAGTACTACGTGCGCCTGGCCAAGGAGCTGGAAAAGATGGGAGCGCACATGCTCTGCATCAAGGACATGGCGGGCCTGGTGCGCCCCTTTGCCGCAAAGAAACTTGTCAAAGCGCTGAAGGATGAGGTGGGCCTGCCGATCCATTTCCACACGCATGACACCAGCGGCCTGAATGCCTCCAGCATTCTGGAAGCCGCCACGGCGGGTGTGGATGTGGTGGATGCGGCGATCTCATCGCTCTCCGGCGGCACTTCGCAGCCGAACCTGAACTCCATCGTGGCGGCAATGCAGAACACGCCGCGTGACACTGGACTGGACAGCGAGGCCCTGCAGGAATTCAGCGACTACTGGGCAGCGGTGCGCGCCTACTACAAGCCCTTTGATACTGCGGAGCCGTATGGCACGGCGGAAGTGTACCTGCACGAGATGCCCGGCGGCCAGTACACGAACCTCAAGGAGCAGGCCATCGGCATGGGCCTGGGGCCACGCTGGCCGGAGATCGCGCACGCCTATGCGGAAGTGAACCAGCTCTGCGGTGACATCGTGAAGGTGACACCGTCCAGCAAGGTGGTGGGCGACCTGGCGATCGAGTGCGTAGCGCGCGGTGTGAAACCGAGCGATGTCTTCAACCTGACCGGCACGAAGTGGAGCAAGGACGTGACCAGCATGTTTGAAGGCTGGCTGGGAGAGCCCTTCTACGGCATGGAGCCCGCCAAGGCGGCGGATTCACGCAAGAAGTGGAACAAGCTGGCCGACGCCATCGTGGGCAAGGACGGCAAGCGCATCAAGGGCCGCCCCGGCACCCATGCGGCGAAGGTGAACCTGACCGAAGTGCGCGCCGAGCTGAAGGGCAAGCTGAAGAAGGACCCCACCGATGATGATGTGTGGAGCTACCTCATGTATCCGGATGTGTTCCTGAAGTTTGCGGATTTCCGCAAGACCTACGGCGATGTCTCCGCACTGCCCACACCGGCCTACTACTACGGCCTGCAGGACAAGGAGGAGATCCACATCAACCTGGAAGAGGGCAAGACGCTGTTTGTGCGCCTGCTCAACATGACTGAGGCCGATCAGAACGGCCAGCAGACGGCGATCTTTGAACTCAATGGCTACCCGCGCCACACGACGGTGACGAACAAGGCACTGGCGAAGAACGCCGTGACCAAGACCAAGGCGGACCCGGCAGACCCGACTCAAGTCGGCGCGCCGATGCCAGGCATGGTGGCGAGCATTGCGGTGAGCGTGGGTCAGAAGGTTAAGGAAGGGGAGACTCTTCTGACGCTGGAGGCCATGAAGATGTTTGCCGCCGTGGCGTCACCGATCGCGGGCACCGTCAGCGAGATCTGCGTCAAGATCAGCGAAAGCGTGGAGAGCAAGGATCTGATGGTGAGGCTGGTGAAGTAG